From the genome of Tachysurus fulvidraco isolate hzauxx_2018 chromosome 14, HZAU_PFXX_2.0, whole genome shotgun sequence:
TTTTCTCCAGTCATTGTCTCCACTTCACTCTCTTGTCCTATAATGAAAGAGTTAACCATAACTTTGCTCCCAGTGGTTACTGTCACTTTGAAGCTGTCTCCATTCTGTTCAATCTCAGATACACTCTTGATGTCTTTGCCATTCTCAATGAGGTCATCAGGCAGACCTAGAAAAAGAATGTTTTTCAACATTAATTCAGTTCAGCTACATCTCAGTCTTAATCAAGCATTGTAACTttatcttaataaaaaaaatctacttagTTTCTTTGAATTTAACATCATGATTAAAGAAAAGATTTTGAACAAGAACATAGAACAAGGGAAAACTTTGTGGAATATTTTCCTCAGCATACATACCAATAGCCTTCATGAAAGGTACAAAGCCCTCTTGGCTTTCCAGCTGAAATTTTCCAGAGAAGGACATTGTGACAGCACCAATGAGAGAAGAAAATCCAATTTCTGAGACTTCTTATATCTTCATGCAGTACTTTAATTATTAACTAAAGAGGGTGGAGATTCCGTCTGATGTTTGTCATGTGCTCTTACTGCATTGCATATTATTGTTTATAGAGCAAACGTAGCTATCTGGTCTGATTGTCCAATGTCTTCCGTAGATCCAGTGGTGACCTTTGGCCCAGTGTTCACTTAAAGCATAACTCCGCATATCTCTCAGATCATGATGATTGAAGCATTACAacttttttagtgttttatatGCACATTATGCACCTCATTTCAATTGATATGGACCATACTTTCTTCAATGTGTTCATTAAGAATGAATGCACACCTAATTCTGTTTGATGCTCCCACACAAATCATAGTCATGTATAGCAGTCAACAATTCTAATTTCAAAAACAATAATTCTAATGGCTTTtgactatattatatattttttctgcaGCCATTGATATCAGAGACGCTCAGTTTTACTCAATATACACCTATTCAGAAAAGCTTAAGAAACTATATCTCCAACAtagacatgaaaataaataaatcctgtttttctATATTCCcaaattttatattgtataaatacacatactGATTTTTATGcttttcagacatttttacataaatatgtaaaaccCCCAGCTTTTATGGACTATATTTAAGTTAATCATATCTTCAATCAATATCATGGGGTCAGCCTGTAGCAACTAGTGCTAAGACTCAGATCTTAAAACTGTATTTCTTCATTAGTGACACTTGTGGACTCTGAACTTAAAGCGTCTCCTTTCTCAATGGTTATCAGTTTTCCATTACTTTGCCTTATCAAAAGCAAGTCCCAGAAATCATATATAAATTAGTGCACATATGAATATGATATGAAAAGTGATCGTTAGATGTACATGAAATGCATGTAAATTGTATCACTGTAGCATAAATTGAAATatcacatatataatatattaatttaaccTTTTTAACTCGACTGTTTCACCCCATGTATTTAACCAAGATAAAAGTGTTAAGGAAGATAACGCAAGAACTGACCTCATCAATTGAGTTGTACTTTTACAACACACTTGATTTTATAGTCATCAAATCAAAATGACTCAACCTCTTAGAAATCCAGTTacaagtaacacaaaacatattttctttacatttatcaTCAcgatatttttattcagtatctATCATAGCCACTACATGTTAGTCTGTAAATTATACCATATTTATAGTGGAACCAGAGCCATTTGAAATagaaatgtattataatatgtAAGAACTCcagtaacaaaaaaattaaataaatcagtgctGCATTCCCAGAGGCTCACTGGCGAATTCTGTTGGCCAAATGCTGCCTGGTGAGATGTAGTAGCTTCATGAAGAGATCTCCACCAGGGCCATTACTGCTTTCTAGATCAGTTTCATCATCAGTCAGAC
Proteins encoded in this window:
- the LOC113656027 gene encoding fatty acid binding protein 1-B.1 — encoded protein: MSFSGKFQLESQEGFVPFMKAIGLPDDLIENGKDIKSVSEIEQNGDSFKVTVTTGSKVMVNSFIIGQESEVETMTGEKVKTVVTKEGNKLKAKLKGIESVTELLDDNTIVHTMTLGNIVFKRTSKRVS